Proteins from a single region of Antechinus flavipes isolate AdamAnt ecotype Samford, QLD, Australia chromosome 2, AdamAnt_v2, whole genome shotgun sequence:
- the ATXN3 gene encoding ataxin-3 isoform X2: protein MESIFHEKQEGSLCAQHCLNNLLQGEYFSPVELSSIAHQLDEEERMRMAEGGVTSEDYRTFLQQPSGNMDDSGFFSIQVISNALKVWGLELILFNSPEYQRLGIDPINERSFICNYKEHWFTVRKLGKQWFNLNSLLTGPELISDTYLALFLAQLQQEGYSIFVVKGDLPDCEADQLLQMIRVKQMHRPRLIGEELAQLKDQRAQKTDLEQSLEVSHSYDGTGMLDEDEENLQRALALSRQEIDMEDEEADLRRAIRLSMQGGSRNNISEDIPQTSGTNSPASLTSEELRKRREAYFEKFRDLNHVCRQMEGISGNEEMEDA, encoded by the exons ATGGAGTCCATCTTCCACGAGAAA CAAGAAGGCTCACTCTGTGCTCAACATTGCCTGAATAATCTATTGCAAGGCGAATATTTTAGCCCTGTGGAATTATCCTCTATTGCTCATCAGCTAGATGAAGAAGAGAGGATGAGAATGGCAGAGGGAGGAGTCACTAGTGAAGACTATCGAACATTTTTACAG CAACCTTCAGGAAATATGGATGATAGTGGTTTCTTCTCTATTCAA GTTATAAGCAATGCCTTGAAAGTTTGGGGTTTAGAGCTAATCCTCTTCAACAGCCCAGAGTATCAGAGGCTCGGGATCGATCCTAT aaatgAAAGATCATTTATATGCAACTATAAGGAACATTGGTTTACGGTTCGAAAATTAGGAAAacag tggttTAACCTGAACTCTCTCTTGACGGGTCCAGAATTAATATCAGATACTTATCTTGCACTTTTCTTGGCTCAGTTACAACAGGAAG gttatTCCATATTTGTTGTTAAGGGTGACCTACCAGACTGTGAAGCTGACCAGCTCCTGCAGATGATTCGGGTAAAACAAATGCATAGACCAAGACTCATTGGAGAAGAATTAGCTCAACTAAAAGATCAAAG AGCACAGAAAACAGACCTAGAGCAATCTTTAGAAGTAAGTCATTCATATGATGGAACTGGAATGttagatgaagatgaagaaaatctACAAAGAGCTCTAGCACTGAGTCGACAGGAAATTGATATGGAAGATGAAGAAGCAGATCTGCGTAGAGCAATTCGACTTAGTATGCAAG gtggttccagaaataatatttcagaagATATTCCACAGACATCAGGTACAAATTCACCAGCATCTCTTACTTCAGAAGAACTACGAAAGAGAAGAGAAGCCTACTTTGAAAA
- the NDUFB1 gene encoding NADH dehydrogenase [ubiquinone] 1 beta subcomplex subunit 1 translates to MNLIQTVREHWVHILVPMGFVFGYYLEKWSDEKLTTFRNKSLLFKRELKPDEDATWK, encoded by the exons ATGAATTTGATTCAGACTGTTCGTGAACACTGGGTTCATATCCTGGTACCAATGGGATTTGTCTTTGGTTATTACCTAGAGAAGTGGAGTGATGAAAAATTAACTACTTTCCGGAATAAGAGCTTGTTATTTAAAAG GGAACTGAAACCTGATGAAGATGCTACCTGGAAATAA